In Aspergillus nidulans FGSC A4 chromosome II, the genomic stretch GATACGGCAGTGCAACGATTATTCCCTGAGAGTGTCCCGTCGTCCCTGTAAGAGCATCTCGAAATTGACCTGGATGCAGTCCCAACACGTGGCAGGCCACGCAAAAATGAGCGAAGCTAAGAAGCCCGTTTATTGGAAAGCTGACAGGGGCGGTTGCGAGGAATGTCGCACTGGGCGCAAGTTCTGGCTGCTGGAGTCATAGTATGAGATCGAACCCatgggttgccaagatatctgaatagatatattactgtatttagattatattttcctacttagatagtttataatacagtatttaaatacagtattttataAGCTATGTAGAGCACTGCTTATTGAAATAATGATATACATAACTGGGTTgttttgggttatttaggttggcTTAAATTAgttgctaaacccatgggcggtttactgttcaggtaacccaccccaaaacccgcgtgggcggatcagctaggcctgaaaacccgccccaacccgtggtttaacaagtctagacAGAACAGCTCAAAGGAGCGGAAGATCTTGTTGCTGATTATAATAGGAATCATCCCTTTTAGTTATATAGCGCCGAGGTCGGCTTTTTCTTTCCGGGGGCACTTTGTTGCCCTATCCCAAAGACGACGCGATGCCCGGACAATGCCCGTGACCTAGGAGATCGGCTGGCGCAGAACTataaatgatatcactaCCGATAGCTTTAGAGAACACAATAATCAAtaatacttcatacatttgatcaaactttgctcattgcaacaatTCACCCTGCACTAGCACAGTCATCATTAACATGATCCGGATAGCACAAGCAGTAAACCCATAATAAGCGCCACCTTGCCCGTAGAAATGTACATGGCCGTCTTAGCTCCATCCGTCATTAtaacctcctctccctcgccggactcctcgctttcttcaagctcctcccgTGAGGGCTCAACAACCGCCGAATCAGTCCAATACCCAAGCTCATTACACTCCTCCCGATAATAGCGAACAAGGTCGGGCACTCCGAGCTCTTTTTCAGCATCAACACATATCCAACACCCCCtcagccgccgcagcacTGGCAAACTGCACATGCATTCGCCCGCCGTCCGGTTCAGCAGCACACTCCCCGAATATGCAGGGTCAGCGCGGGCCCATGgaatatcatcctcatcgatatcgagCGGCGTCAAACCACAGTCGTCAATCTGTCCGCGGATAACGCCGCAAACGGAGGCGCAACTACTAGACACTTTATCCCCGGGACCCGGATCAGCAGGTCCCGTCGCCGACGACGGCATCGCGCTGCGCGTGGTACTCGGGTACGCCAGCGTCTCATTCGCAAAATACCCCCACTCCGTACAATCCGATTTGTACCGATCCATTGCGCGCCTATCATCTTGCAACATCGGCAAAGAATTCGAGAACCGGTACCCCGAGAGACAGTTGTTGCATTCAGGCAGGATGTGCACGCCCTCGATGCAGAAGCATCGGGCCTGCGTGGCGGTTTCGAGGAATGATGTATGGGGGCCCGGGAGGACGTAGGGCTTTGTGTAGAACTCTAGACCAGTGATGTTGCGATATTTGCTTGGGGGCACGTCGGTGCCGCTCTCGGTTGTTGGTAGTTGGGGTAGGAAGCAGtcggagaggagggaggtgAGCGGGTTGCATTCTGTCTCGCATTGAGCGAGGGTTCGCGCGgcgaaagagaggaaaagtGGGAGGAAGAACATGGCAAATCCGTTTGCCTTGTTGGCTTCTATGCAATCGAGCAAACTCGCACTGCATCTGTAGCCTGGAGGCCTTTTATATATGCTAAGCagagcctctccagcctttgACAACCCCGATCAGATGCTCAGCCAAGGCCCTGCCAAGGAGTGTACCGAGCCTCCAACCCACCAACAATGTTTTTACAATCTAGTCGAATACGAGGGCGCCAATGAGTTGAGTTTAGGGGCTGAAGCAATCACAGATGTCAGAGCCTTATCGCAGGTCTCAAGGAACAAGAAGGCTCTTCCAGAGTTTCAAGGCCTTATACCTTGCCTGTTATATGTCACCGAGCCATATGCTAGATGAAGAACCGGGGGGCACTCATGATTGCTAATCGGCAACTGAGGCTTTGGCGCCTGGGTCTCGCAAGCAAGATCCAGTATAGATACTGCCTCCATATGCATTACACCTCAGGGTTTGTCGCACGGTTGGCCCGCACTCTGGATTGTAGGGAGCTACTCCTGAATGACCATGAGTATGGAACAAGGGAGCCGAAGAGCCTCTTCTGAGAGTCTCATTCCCTAAGCCAAGAGAGGCTGCGCCACGACGCTTTGGCTCTCAGCATGCTCGTCCATCGAGCCAAGCACCAATAGTCTGCAGCGTCGACACCAAGGATCGAGTTCAGATAGGTCGTCTGCAGATACAAGGgttttcatccttctcgcTTGAGTTTGAAAATAATAAAGGCAGTTCCCTCCTGGCACTTGTTGAACATACCTACCGGGTACCTGTTTCCATATTCAGACCTTTTCAGATTCTTACTATATATAATGCGGTATATAAGTCATAACATGGATCTCTGGGTGATGTCCTCGCTCTTGGCTATAGCCACCGCGACCACATTCGAGAAGCATGACTCACCCACCGTGCTCTTAGCACCGGCATTCATCGAGGCACGTATCCTCCTGATCCCCGCGTCCTGACGAACTAACAAAAACCAGCAAGGTGGCTACTGGATCAACATCTCTGTGGGGACGCCGCCACAACCTCTGAGCATGCTGTTTGACGTGAACGCAGTGTCCTCGACCCTCATGTACCCAGTCCTAGCACAGCCGCCGTGCACGGAGGAGTGCCAACAGAACCTGCAATTTGGATCGTTTGACCCCTCGCGGTCATCGAGCTACAAGTCGCTCGAAGACGGACCCGATGCTTGGGGGAGTGAGATGTATTGGTATCAAGAGGGCTTGGAAACCCTGACGATTGACAGAAAGCAGGCGGAGGGGCTCAGGTTCCGGCTCGTTCCTCTCGCCGATGAGTTTTCAGCTGGTCTGccctctcttccagctcccCACCATACCGTCTGCGGAGTCCCTGACGATTGCAGTGAACGAACTGGCGTGGCGTGCCCTGTATAAAAGCCTTGTGCGCCAAAGATTGATagtttcctcttctttcagTGCGTGGAACACGCCCGCGACCAGCGACGCAGGAATCCTACTTGGCGGAATCAACACGGCCAAGTACCACGGGCCCCTTCACTGTTTCCCCATGGGCCTGCGCCCCGCGGGACTGGGGCCCCAGGTGATCCTACCCGTCAGCGGAATCGAGGTCCAGCTCGGAAACGGCCCCTCTGTAAGCGACACGCCACTCAGCTACGACTTCCCCGAAGGCCCCTTTAGCGTCCGCACCGCGGACAAGAGGAACACCGTAACCTCGGTCCCGCGCGATGTCATCATGCAGCTATACCAGGATCTGGAGATTGAATGGGATAGTTTCTATAGCCGGACTCTGATCCCCTGCTCGCGACGGACGGAGAACCACATCCTCACATTCGCCATTGGAAACACGACTATCTCCACGCCCTGGGCGGCGTTCATCTCCGACGCCGACTTCAGCTCGGACCCGAGCGATATGTGCTCGTTTGACATCCACCCCATGGACGAAGAAAACAGTGACAACTTGACCGGCGAGCTAGGCTTGAACATCGTCCAACATATGTACCTTGTCGTCGACCACGACACGGAAATGGCGTGCGTCGCCCCGCTGAATCCGAATCCTGGACCAGATGAGATTCTGGAAATTGGACCGCAGCTTCGTGTTCCAGATGCTGTTGGCGAGTTTCCGAGCACTGTAACGAGGTACGCGCCTCCGACTCCGTTGGTTACTACGGTGGATTCAATGCAAGGTGCTGTCAGGACGGCTGTTCcagctgtggctgtggctggcATTGCAGGGTTGGCATTTGTGCTGTGATGTTTCGTGAAGTGTATTGATACGGAAATGtgaggccacgtgatctctggtagattgaccggacatcgcctgtttctagaaggttcctaccctctgtatatatatagtgggggagagaggaatacacacaaaggcagcaatgaaggaatctattgtcaacaagataggtgtcaatcgtcatatggcatccgatccttagtaggctacgttggtgtagttgatgcagtttcctcctgccctttctcctctgagcatattccacaacatGTATAGTATCAAAGAAAATGTCCACGCAACTAATCATATTGATACGGAAACATCATGTGACCTTCATCATGTACACCAGGTGTACACGATGAgctgtggaagcatgaaggagtctggtattcaggggtgcggatgcacgGTGACTAGGGATGTCAACCCGCACTGGCTGCagtgcggtgcgggttgggaAAGCTAGACTTattaaaccacgggttggtGTAatgggacgtatttagatgtatcttcctatctagacgtgccgacgtacaagaaggaatcgctggaaaggagaaaggaaaaaagggaTTGCTGTCATGAGGAAGTAGGGTTGTCAACCTGCACCGCAACCCACAGCAGTGCAGTGCAGTGAGTGTTGCAAAATTGgcagtccgcgcgggttgCGGGTTCTAATAGGGGAATCCGTGCGGTTTGCGGGCCACCGCtgtcaaggtgcaggctcaggaatatattcagACCGGAATAACGGAGTAGATACAACAGGCAGGCTACAGAGTCAGGCTATCAGACAGGTgcatagacaagacaagacgtagCTCGAGGTTCCGATTtggatcagagtcggagctccagaaatctcagcTAGTCGGcggtcagcagcggcagaatcaAGGCTCAGGATGAGGTTCGGGCTGGCCCGTGACAACCGCGCGGGTTagaaaataaataaaaatgtcggggcatactgtccAATAGCATCGCCTGCCCCGAGGGGTTGAGTTTGCTTAGTCATAATTTATTAAGCCAGATATTCAAAGGCGGCCAcgtcggccatccaataataACAATGGTCCGTCCCATTCCGcaaaaaatacataaaaatgcgggttgtacccaacccCCACCGAGTACATCCCTATTAGGAAGCCTacaggtggctcaccgccttcaaAACAACGTtggccttggccgagtcactagGTCTAAGGTTCTTGTATGGgcaaggacccataacagttggggcgggtttttAGGGTAGGTAACCTGAACaataaaccgcccatggatttagcaaataatttcaacccaacccaaataactcaaaataacccagttatgcaaATCACTGCTTGAGTAGGCAATGGTCATAATATctaaataaaatactgtattagaatactgtattatatTTTATCTAAGTAAACAAATATAATCTcaatacagtaatatacctattcagatatctcggcaacccagcgggttgctccgccgggttttggggcagccaaaaatatccataacccaatggattattagaaggtctaacccaacccaattcttggcgggtcggggcgaGTTTTGCGGGTTGtgtttaacaagtctaggaACAAGTGGCTATTCGTCAATCGCTCTTAAGAGCCAAGATTTAAGGGATGTGGAGTGGACTTGGCTAGTACGACCGCAGCCCGAAGATAGCTCTTGGCTAGTATCGTATCCATGGCTGCATATAAATTCCAACAGACCAGTAGTTATAAATTATTGTTACGAATACCTCGGTACTTGTCTTCTGGAATTGTAATCTCTGTCCCACAGATCTGCTTGCCAATGTCTCGACGGGGCCGCTGGGTATTATTGACTGGGTGACTGCGGGCTACGTTCCTATTAAATGGGGTCAAACAATGTTCCGACTTTCATGTTCGATGAATTCAACTTAGGAGATCAGGGGTATTGTGGGGGGTATGTGTTCAGATGATCTTGAGGTGTTGAACCATTTGGTATCCGGAACTGCGTTCAGTCTGGGGATTAACGGTTTATTAACTCACACCCCGTCTTATGAAAGATGATCCAACGGACTTCCTAAGGCAGGTATATTTTTCGAAGAGCCTGGGTCTCTGAAGGACGGGAATGCCAGCGCATTTGTGGACGTGCCATGGGGCACACGGAAGCTACCAAAGTGAATCTTTAATCCCTCTACACTTGATCCAAGACTCACACCATCCGAGAAGGATTGCCTCTAGGACCCAAAGTCCATTTTCTCCAACGGGCACAAAATCTCTTGGACTTCGAACCAGTGCGGGACTTGCCAAGACCAATACGAGAAACCACGAGCACTGGACATCTCATTTGCTATCAAACTAGACTTGGGTTGCTCTCCAATTGCTTGCCGAGATGTTTAGCGCCTTGACATAGTCTGGGCGGGTAGTGTGTGGCATGGTAGCAACAAACAGGGTCTAATGAGGTTGAGGCAGAAGTGCGGCTTATAATGGTAGAGTCTCACAGAGTCACTACCCAACCCCTAATTCATCATACGCTGTAGCTGGCGGGCAGTCTAGCATGGCTATAGACCTGACGGTCGGACAGGTATCTGGTATCATCGCTGCGGGAGCGGTAGTCGGTACGTTGGATGGTGCTACACTGTGTGATTCACTCACTCATACTCAGGCCTGCAGCGAAGCTCGTTCTACCCAACTTATatgttttcctcttcattggGACCCTCCAAGAGCAGAACAATGTGGCCACTACTACCGCTATTTCGTGGTCGTCCATCAGTCGTCTACTCCACTCCTCCCACTGGCCTACCATCATAGGCAGCGACTCCGCTGCTTTAAGTGGAGTTCCCTTTCGTGTCCTATTCTTTCGATATACCGGCCTTCTGAGTACTATACTCATCTCCATTGCGGCCATTGTCACCCCTCTCGGCTTGTACGAAATCGTTGTCCCTGGTGATCCGGTAGCAGAGCAGTTTCACCACATTCCGGACGGGGGTATATTTGGGGCGGGAACATCGAGACGGAATGATAGCGTCAGTTGGAGTCGCGTTTGCGGTGGATTGAGAGAGCCATTTACCTGCCCGGATCTAACGAGAGCGCCACCCGCAAGTAATCGCTCCATTGACAGACGCATACCACAGGGGACAGTAGATCTCTTTACAGGTGGACTTTCAGCCGACAGCAGCTCTATATCGAGTATATTTGATATCCAATGGCGCTCTTGGTCGTGGATGAGGTTACTTCCTAGCGATCAGGGCAATGCCAGCAACTCCTCACTGCCACGGGACCGGTCATACAACGAACAATATCCTATCGGGACATACCGACAGGTGTCGACACTCATACTCGAAGATAGTTATCAAGTCATCGAGGGACTTATAGTCGACACAAAAAATGGAGGTGTTGGTTTTCGAAACCACAGCGCTCCATCTTTGACCACGTATGGAAGTACATGGACAGAAGACCTTTTATTTATCCAACCTGTCTCGGCCTGCATCGACACGAACCTAACATTGGATTATCGGATTCCGGAGAACGACAGACGCTCGTTAAATAGTCGCACGCCCATAACTGTCACCGATAGAGGCGGGTTTTCCGAGCTGAACACAACTTACCCGGAATGGAATCTGGCGGATGTGCAATCGAATCCCCAATTATGGGAGCGTGCGTATCAAGCCGCCTGGTTGTCCAACGTTTTTGCCATGGGCAAGTTCAATATCAGCAATGTCACCCTGGGGAGTACTCCAGATCAACCGCTCGTTTTGCACATGGGAATCTCGGTAGAAGGGAATCGGACATATCAGCTCTCTCAAACGGATCCCAATGATTGTTGGATCGACCGCCAAAATCCAGCCACTATTGCACCTAACTCGTTTGGATGCTATGCTGTGAACAGCACTGGGGGACTGCCTGATGAGGATACGTTTGAAGCTGCTCCACGGTTAATCAGTACGTTCCCCATCCCTTTTTTTTCCGTCAGGTTAAAGTGTGCGAGCTCCGATTCTAGAAACCTTGTGTGAAGGAGGTGACTTTGAATCCAGTCGTGGAACCATCGGAAATATTGCCACATATTGTACACTCGTGCTGGGGTCGTCGTTGCGGTCTGATGGGGCTGAAGAGAACTGGCCCTTCCACACCGCCGACTCAGCCTGGTCCAAGCCAATGTATTCGTGCGCCATGGCCGTGGAGGCGACTATCAAGACCGCCACCTTCAGCTACAATACAACTGACGACCTTGCGGGACTTAGAGTCGTGAATATCACAGATAAGTTCTACCAGAGTGAGACGGATTACCCCGTCTGGGGCGTCGAGAATTTGTCGGAGATAGGTGATTTCTGGATGATGCCATTGTGGGGAATTATGTCCTCTGATTCTGCGGCAAACTACTCGCCCAATGACCTCAAAACAGTGCACAAACCCTCTCTCTATCTGCCACGTATAGGCAGTTTTCCCCGTTCAAGTGGCGTCACCACGGAAAGTCATCAAAATCTGCCGGGCGCCGAGTTCGCTGACAACGGGCTCAGCGCCGTAAGTTCTATGGCAAGCAGCACCTTGGGTTTGATGGACTATACAGGTGAAGGAAATCTTGCCCTGGCGCAGCTGTGGAGTAGACTTTCAGAGTCCGCCGACTCAATGGCTAGGGTCTTGAATCTAGTCTGGACAGACTACGCCGCGAACGCGGTCGTCGGGACAAAGGGGAGCCCAGGACAGGGTCCCGGAAATGACATACTCCGGCCTGTGACGACTTACCGGGTGGGGATACGTTACCATCTCGAGTATGCCATCCCCGGGATCATCGTACTGGGGCTTCTGATTCTCACCTCAGTTCTGGATCTTGTTGCCATTGTGCTTGGTCGTGCAACACTCTCCAAGATGAAACGGTATCTGAATGCTACCTCTGTTGGGCGAGTTATGGTATCAGCACTGCGTCCCACGCACGCGACTACCAGGAATGTCGATAATGATACGCCGACTATTGAGTGGCTCGAAACCGAGGGACGGATGATCATCAGTACAGGGAAGGCGATGCAAATGTCGAGGCTCGAGCCGGGTTTCGGAGAGGTGGAGAGTCAGAACCCGCTGTAGAAAGTATGGTCTTTTACCCTTCGAGACATTTATATGGAATTAAGGTTGGTGGTATTTTGGTTTTGATCTGACGTTAATAGGGCTATTGGTTCGGAAGAGGTAATATGTATACCTatcttcgacgaggagccaGGCACTGGAATAATGGTCAAGCGAGATTTTATTTTGATCTAGGCAGGCTATCAAGTAGAAATATAATTTACCTAGAATACGACGTGGTCAATATATAACATTGCAGCAACATTCCAAAGCTGTTGATCAAAACAGTTctttcaacttcctccagcactAGTGAGTCGATCCCTGTGTTTTTAGTATATCCGAAAATTTGCCCTGCAAAACGAGCATTGTCCCAAGGGAAGGTCATTTGAGACTTTATAGTCTTTCGCCCCGGCCCTCGTATTGTCAACCTTTTGTGCTTGGCTTTCACGTATCTATGCGGGTCTACGGGTCCTCAGGGATGTTCACACGATCCTTGAAATTTGTTGATAAATGAATTGAGAATGTATGCGCTGTGAGGTCTATCCTCTTACCCGATGCAACATCTGGTGATGGGGTCAAGGATGAGAATATGAAAATATTGATCCGGAAAATCGCCAACAAGGCGGTCGAGCAGAGTGATCTAGAACTATCTCGAACAGTCTTCAACCCTTGGGCGACTGGGTAGAGTATGATTTCAACAATGACCAACCCAAGCAAGATGTCCTACCTTTGCGGCTAGGCATATCCACGTTCACCTATGCTCCAGAATCCTAATACTTAATCACATTACTTCCATTGAAGAGAATGAAAAGGCAAGGACTAGGGGTAAATAAGGCACATGtagcaaaagaaaaaggaggtTTTCCGCAATGCTAAGACGCAATGggataagaagaaggttCAGTTGCGAGTCAACAATCCGCCCCTCAGCGCAGGGACCTCAACACCGAGAACGACCCCACTAACTTTATCAACCACAAACACGACCTTCTCTAGACTGATCCCGCCATACGTCATCCAGTCCACTGTCTGCCACGAACCACAATACTGTGTGGCAGTAGTTTGCCCCGGAAGATCTGACATGGCTGCGCCGTTAAGCGGGACGATATCGAGGTTAATACGCCATTCCTGGCGTTCAACTCTCACCTTATCCTTGTCAATGTGGCTCATGGAGTGGCGAAGGTGTGAATTTGTATTCGATTGAGCAAGGAGAGACTCAACTTCGGAGGCCGGAACTGGAATGTTTAAATCGGTGGGATAAAGACGGAGCGTGTCAGACAGAATACCAAACCCAAGGGCAAGGTATTCAGCGTCCCATATATTTTTGATAGCATCAACAATTGAGGCGTTGCCACGAGTGAAGGACGCTAAACTAAGGCCGGTTCCGTCGTCTATTTCCAGAGTCAGTTTAATTTTCTCGTCATTGTGCGTCTGAGATTTGTTAAATGGTGGCGAGGTCTTCGATGTCCAAGTTCCTGCAAATCGACGACTTTGGAAGCgtgcttcctcttcaatggcTGGAATAAATGTACCAAGGAGAGCGCGGTAAAGAATATTCATTGCGTCGACGGGCCCGGCAGTAAGTACAATAAGACCGACCCCATATTGGTCGATAGCAGCAACCTGGGCCATATAACCCATTGCACCACCAGATTTGGCGTAAATATCCACTGTGTGACTATATTTGGGAGGCAGGAGGTCTGTTGCGCGGAAAATTTCCCAGGGTCGTCCGACCAGGGTGTTGACGGAGCTGGTTGTGGACAATGGTTTGAGCCATCTACGCACGTCGCCCGGGGTGTCAAGAATGCTATGGTTGAGAATAGCACTGAGAAAGATGCTTAGGTCATTGGTGGAGGAGTAGAGACCACCGCCGCTGATATGCCAGTGTTAGCACTACTCATAATAAGAGTAAGAATGATGATACTTACGGAGCGTTGAATCCGTAGTCACTTCCCCAGCCTGATATACCTGGCGGGACAGCCGCCCGCTCCGTAGTTCCTGGGGATACGCCGGAGTTTACGAGGTTCAGAGGCTTATAAACGGCTTCGTCTAGTAGTTGCGAGTAGTTTTTTCCTGTATGGGCTTCAAGACAGAGCGTGAAGAGGGTGAATGAGAGCTGTGAATAGATCGGCCGAGAGTTTATCGGTGCCACTGGCTCTTTAGTTAGAAAGCTATTGATAATTTCTGTAGGAAACGTTAGCTCAGGCCGTTGTGGTATGGTCAGACACCTGTTTAGAAAGACATACGCTCTCTGCTGCAGTCACTATTCAGGCCCAGGACTCCGCACTCGGGATATTCAGAATCGCTGAGATGTGGTAATCCGAGACCTTCATGGAAGGAGTTGAGGAAATAAAATTCGTAGAAAGCTACCTGATCTTAGCACATATATTACATCATGACAGGAAGATGACCTTTACCGTTTGGAGGTATACCAGCCAGATGGTCAGCTAGCATTCCTAGGGTGATATTCTCCCACTGGATCTTTGACTTATTAGACCGCAATTGCGGAAGAAATTGAGTAACTGGAGTTTCTAAATCAACTCCAGATTTAAGCAGCATCAAATCGGAAAACACCTTGGATACCGAGCCAATCAGATACTGTGTATTTCCATCAATTTCGGCTGTGCCTATTGtgttcttctccgcacgGTGGTGATATTCCCAAAAAGGTCTCACATTATCCTCAGTGCCTGATGCACTATAGGGTGAGACTAGTGCTAGAGAAAAGGAAACATTCTCAACAACCCAACCAGCTTTGATTTTCCCTTGTACGGCGGAGTCTAGAATGTTGGAGAGGCTTGTTGCTGCGC encodes the following:
- a CDS encoding uncharacterized protein (transcript_id=CADANIAT00003871), with translation MFFLPLFLSFAARTLAQCETECNPLTSLLSDCFLPQLPTTESGTDVPPSKYRNITGLEFYTKPYVLPGPHTSFLETATQARCFCIEGVHILPECNNCLSGYRFSNSLPMLQDDRRAMDRYKSDCTEWGYFANETLAYPSTTRSAMPSSATGPADPGPGDKVSSSCASVCGVIRGQIDDCGLTPLDIDEDDIPWARADPAYSGSVLLNRTAGECMCSLPVLRRLRGCWICVDAEKELGVPDLVRYYREECNELGYWTDSAVVEPSREELEESEESGEGEEVIMTDGAKTAMYISTGKVALIMGLLLVLSGSC
- a CDS encoding uncharacterized protein (transcript_id=CADANIAT00003872) translates to MYPVLAQPPCTEECQQNLQFGSFDPSRSSSYKSLEDGPDAWGSEMYWYQEGLETLTIDRKQAEGLRFRLVPLADEFSAVSSSFSAWNTPATSDAGILLGGINTAKYHGPLHCFPMGLRPAGLGPQVILPVSGIEVQLGNGPSVSDTPLSYDFPEGPFSVRTADKRNTVTSVPRDVIMQLYQDLEIEWDSFYSRTLIPCSRRTENHILTFAIGNTTISTPWAAFISDADFSSDPSDMCSFDIHPMDEENSDNLTGELGLNIVQHMYLVVDHDTEMACVAPLNPNPGPDEILEIGPQLRVPDAVGEFPSTVTRYAPPTPLVTTVDSMQGAVRTAVPAVAVAGIAGLAFVL
- a CDS encoding uncharacterized protein (transcript_id=CADANIAT00003873): MAIDLTVGQVSGIIAAGAVVAKLVLPNLYVFLFIGTLQEQNNVATTTAISWSSISRLLHSSHWPTIIGSDSAALSGVPFRVLFFRYTGLLSTILISIAAIVTPLGLYEIVVPGDPVAEQFHHIPDGGIFGAGTSRRNDSVSWSRVCGGLREPFTCPDLTRAPPASNRSIDRRIPQGTVDLFTGGLSADSSSISSIFDIQWRSWSWMRLLPSDQGNASNSSLPRDRSYNEQYPIGTYRQVSTLILEDSYQVIEGLIVDTKNGGVGFRNHSAPSLTTYGSTWTEDLLFIQPVSACIDTNLTLDYRIPENDRRSLNSRTPITVTDRGGFSELNTTYPEWNLADVQSNPQLWERAYQAAWLSNVFAMGKFNISNVTLGSTPDQPLVLHMGISVEGNRTYQLSQTDPNDCWIDRQNPATIAPNSFGCYAVNSTGGLPDEDTFEAAPRLIKTLCEGGDFESSRGTIGNIATYCTLVLGSSLRSDGAEENWPFHTADSAWSKPMYSCAMAVEATIKTATFSYNTTDDLAGLRVVNITDKFYQSETDYPVWGVENLSEIGDFWMMPLWGIMSSDSAANYSPNDLKTVHKPSLYLPRIGSFPRSSGVTTESHQNLPGAEFADNGLSAVSSMASSTLGLMDYTGEGNLALAQLWSRLSESADSMARVLNLVWTDYAANAVVGTKGSPGQGPGNDILRPVTTYRVGIRYHLEYAIPGIIVLGLLILTSVLDLVAIVLGRATLSKMKRYLNATSVGRVMVSALRPTHATTRNVDNDTPTIEWLETEGRMIISTGKAMQMSRLEPGFGEVESQNPL
- a CDS encoding serine hydrolase domain-containing protein (transcript_id=CADANIAT00003874) translates to MQFFSLVAFAGLFVASSAQLPTAPELIPIPSYSGCPPDGPLLPRPTDLANSKHIRSAATSLSNILDSAVQGKIKAGWVVENVSFSLALVSPYSASGTEDNVRPFWEYHHRAEKNTIGTAEIDGNTQYLIGSVSKVFSDLMLLKSGVDLETPVTQFLPQLRSNKSKIQWENITLGMLADHLAGIPPNAFYEFYFLNSFHEGLGLPHLSDSEYPECGVLGLNSDCSREQIINSFLTKEPVAPINSRPIYSQLSFTLFTLCLEAHTGKNYSQLLDEAVYKPLNLVNSGVSPGTTERAAVPPGISGWGSDYGFNAPGGGLYSSTNDLSIFLSAILNHSILDTPGDVRRWLKPLSTTSSVNTLVGRPWEIFRATDLLPPKYSHTVDIYAKSGGAMGYMAQVAAIDQYGVGLIVLTAGPVDAMNILYRALLGTFIPAIEEEARFQSRRFAGTWTSKTSPPFNKSQTHNDEKIKLTLEIDDGTGLSLASFTRGNASIVDAIKNIWDAEYLALGFGILSDTLRLYPTDLNIPVPASEVESLLAQSNTNSHLRHSMSHIDKDKVRVERQEWRINLDIVPLNGAAMSDLPGQTTATQYCGSWQTVDWMTYGGISLEKVVFVVDKVNVDMPSRKDVASGKRIDLTAHTFSIHLSTNFKDRVNIPEDP